One genomic region from Strigops habroptila isolate Jane unplaced genomic scaffold, bStrHab1.2.pri NW_022045631.1_ctg1, whole genome shotgun sequence encodes:
- the ECH1 gene encoding delta(3,5)-Delta(2,4)-dienoyl-CoA isomerase, mitochondrial isoform X2 yields the protein MAAAPLRLLRGTLLGGLRGPQRLMATEAGAPEQLRRGFETLRVTREREHVLHVQLHRPDKRNAMNRAFWREMVECFQAIAHDSSCRAVVVSGAGKVFSAGLDLADVGSELLMVEGDDPARKAWNLRKKICAFQESFSVLEKCLKPVIVAVHGACIGAGVDLICACDIRYCSQDAWFQVKEVDIGLAADVGTLQRLPKIVGSQSLVNELAFTARKMMAPEAQSCGLVSRVFPDKESLLQAAVAVAEAIAARSPVAVQGSKENLLYARDHPVSESLRYMAAWNMGMLQTQDVPAAVQAAMDRKGTEGALFSNL from the exons ATGGCGGCGGCGCCGCTGCGGTTGCTGCGGGGGACGC tgctgggggggcTACGGGGGCCGCAGCGGCTCATGGCGACCGAGGCGGGGGCCCCGGAGCAGCTGCGCCGCGGCTTCGAGACGCTGCGGGTGACAAGGGAGCGGGAGCACGTCCTGCACGTGCAGCTCCACCGCCCCGACAAGAGGAATGCCATGAACAGAGCCTTCTGGAG GGAGATGGTGGAATGCTTCCAGGCCATCGCCCACGACTCCTCCTGCCGCGCCGTGGTCGTGTCCGGGGCAGGGAAGGTTTTCTCTGCTG GGCTCGACCTGGCGGACGTGGGCAGCGAGCTCCTGATGGTGGAGGGGGATGACCCAGCCAGGAAGGCCTGGAACCTGCGGAAGAAGATCTGCGCCTTCCAGGAGAGCTTCTCCGTGCTGGAAAAG TGCCTCAAGCCGGTGATCGTGGCTGTACACGGTGCCTGCATCGGCGCAG GAGTCGACCTCATCTGCGCCTGCGACATCCGCTACTGCAGCCAGGACGCCTGGTTCCAGGTGAAG GAGGTGGACATCGGGCTGGCGGCCGACGTGGGCACCCTGCAGCGTCTCCCCAAGATTGTGGGCAGCCAGAG CCTGGTCAATGAACTGGCCTTCACCGCCCGCAAGATGATGGCCCCCGAGGCACAGAGCTGCGGGCTGGTGAG CCGCGTGTTCCCGGACAAGGAGTCCCTGCTGCAGGCGGCCGTGGCGGTGGCCGAGGCCATCGCTGCCCGTAGCCCCGTGGCCGTGCAGGGCAGCAAAGAGAACCTGCTCTACGCCCGGGACCACCCCGTGTCCGAGAGCCTGCGCTACATG GCCGCCTGGAACATGGGAATGCTGCAGACCCAGGATGTGCCCGCTGCGGTGCAGGCGGCCATGGACCGGAAAGGCACCGAGGGTGCCCTCTTCAGCAACCTATAG
- the ECH1 gene encoding delta(3,5)-Delta(2,4)-dienoyl-CoA isomerase, mitochondrial isoform X3: protein MAAAPLRLLRVLGGLRGPQRLMATEAGAPEQLRRGFETLRVTREREHVLHVQLHRPDKRNAMNRAFWREMVECFQAIAHDSSCRAVVVSGAGKVFSAGLDLADVGSELLMVEGDDPARKAWNLRKKICAFQESFSVLEKCLKPVIVAVHGACIGAGVDLICACDIRYCSQDAWFQVKEVDIGLAADVGTLQRLPKIVGSQSLVNELAFTARKMMAPEAQSCGLVSRVFPDKESLLQAAVAVAEAIAARSPVAVQGSKENLLYARDHPVSESLRYMAAWNMGMLQTQDVPAAVQAAMDRKGTEGALFSNL from the exons ATGGCGGCGGCGCCGCTGCGGTTGCTGCGGG tgctgggggggcTACGGGGGCCGCAGCGGCTCATGGCGACCGAGGCGGGGGCCCCGGAGCAGCTGCGCCGCGGCTTCGAGACGCTGCGGGTGACAAGGGAGCGGGAGCACGTCCTGCACGTGCAGCTCCACCGCCCCGACAAGAGGAATGCCATGAACAGAGCCTTCTGGAG GGAGATGGTGGAATGCTTCCAGGCCATCGCCCACGACTCCTCCTGCCGCGCCGTGGTCGTGTCCGGGGCAGGGAAGGTTTTCTCTGCTG GGCTCGACCTGGCGGACGTGGGCAGCGAGCTCCTGATGGTGGAGGGGGATGACCCAGCCAGGAAGGCCTGGAACCTGCGGAAGAAGATCTGCGCCTTCCAGGAGAGCTTCTCCGTGCTGGAAAAG TGCCTCAAGCCGGTGATCGTGGCTGTACACGGTGCCTGCATCGGCGCAG GAGTCGACCTCATCTGCGCCTGCGACATCCGCTACTGCAGCCAGGACGCCTGGTTCCAGGTGAAG GAGGTGGACATCGGGCTGGCGGCCGACGTGGGCACCCTGCAGCGTCTCCCCAAGATTGTGGGCAGCCAGAG CCTGGTCAATGAACTGGCCTTCACCGCCCGCAAGATGATGGCCCCCGAGGCACAGAGCTGCGGGCTGGTGAG CCGCGTGTTCCCGGACAAGGAGTCCCTGCTGCAGGCGGCCGTGGCGGTGGCCGAGGCCATCGCTGCCCGTAGCCCCGTGGCCGTGCAGGGCAGCAAAGAGAACCTGCTCTACGCCCGGGACCACCCCGTGTCCGAGAGCCTGCGCTACATG GCCGCCTGGAACATGGGAATGCTGCAGACCCAGGATGTGCCCGCTGCGGTGCAGGCGGCCATGGACCGGAAAGGCACCGAGGGTGCCCTCTTCAGCAACCTATAG
- the ECH1 gene encoding delta(3,5)-Delta(2,4)-dienoyl-CoA isomerase, mitochondrial isoform X1, which produces MAAAPLRLLRGPSQWIPVYLPGPPSPFLAVLGGLRGPQRLMATEAGAPEQLRRGFETLRVTREREHVLHVQLHRPDKRNAMNRAFWREMVECFQAIAHDSSCRAVVVSGAGKVFSAGLDLADVGSELLMVEGDDPARKAWNLRKKICAFQESFSVLEKCLKPVIVAVHGACIGAGVDLICACDIRYCSQDAWFQVKEVDIGLAADVGTLQRLPKIVGSQSLVNELAFTARKMMAPEAQSCGLVSRVFPDKESLLQAAVAVAEAIAARSPVAVQGSKENLLYARDHPVSESLRYMAAWNMGMLQTQDVPAAVQAAMDRKGTEGALFSNL; this is translated from the exons ATGGCGGCGGCGCCGCTGCGGTTGCTGCGGGG cccatcCCAGTGGATCCCAGTTTATCTCCCAGGACCTCCCAGTCCTTTTCTAGCAG tgctgggggggcTACGGGGGCCGCAGCGGCTCATGGCGACCGAGGCGGGGGCCCCGGAGCAGCTGCGCCGCGGCTTCGAGACGCTGCGGGTGACAAGGGAGCGGGAGCACGTCCTGCACGTGCAGCTCCACCGCCCCGACAAGAGGAATGCCATGAACAGAGCCTTCTGGAG GGAGATGGTGGAATGCTTCCAGGCCATCGCCCACGACTCCTCCTGCCGCGCCGTGGTCGTGTCCGGGGCAGGGAAGGTTTTCTCTGCTG GGCTCGACCTGGCGGACGTGGGCAGCGAGCTCCTGATGGTGGAGGGGGATGACCCAGCCAGGAAGGCCTGGAACCTGCGGAAGAAGATCTGCGCCTTCCAGGAGAGCTTCTCCGTGCTGGAAAAG TGCCTCAAGCCGGTGATCGTGGCTGTACACGGTGCCTGCATCGGCGCAG GAGTCGACCTCATCTGCGCCTGCGACATCCGCTACTGCAGCCAGGACGCCTGGTTCCAGGTGAAG GAGGTGGACATCGGGCTGGCGGCCGACGTGGGCACCCTGCAGCGTCTCCCCAAGATTGTGGGCAGCCAGAG CCTGGTCAATGAACTGGCCTTCACCGCCCGCAAGATGATGGCCCCCGAGGCACAGAGCTGCGGGCTGGTGAG CCGCGTGTTCCCGGACAAGGAGTCCCTGCTGCAGGCGGCCGTGGCGGTGGCCGAGGCCATCGCTGCCCGTAGCCCCGTGGCCGTGCAGGGCAGCAAAGAGAACCTGCTCTACGCCCGGGACCACCCCGTGTCCGAGAGCCTGCGCTACATG GCCGCCTGGAACATGGGAATGCTGCAGACCCAGGATGTGCCCGCTGCGGTGCAGGCGGCCATGGACCGGAAAGGCACCGAGGGTGCCCTCTTCAGCAACCTATAG